The nucleotide sequence TTTCTTCAACCGTATGAACTTGTGTTTTATTTCTTGATCTTGCTTTTGGTTTAGTTGGATATATGTGCAACCAATACATTTTTTTCTATAAAAGGGGCCACATGGCCCCCATTTTCATTATGAAAATAGGAGTCTGGATACAACAAAACACACCACCACACCACTTTTTCCATCAGACCTAACTGATAAGCAACCTACATCCTAGACATATAACCATATCAAATCACCCACTACCGGAGAGAGAGCAGGCTTTTAATATCTTTTTACAATTTGCACACCAGCCAAAACAATAAGCAAGTCTAAAACCTGAACACACGACAGAGCCGCCCAATTTCACGTAGACACAAAACATAGTCTTTGAGCAGAAGGATTCCACCCATACGCTCTTCTGTAGACTTCGTTTGCAACCAATACATATGAAGTTTGAATATTGTGCAGAGATTAGACTTCGGAACTGCTATGCGTCCGACGTCTTTCAACCTATGCTTTCACCCATCGTCGGAGGTCCAGGGACATCTTAATCGGCACCGTTGGACGAGTGTGAGCGTCGGGCATAAACCGTCGTATATATGACAACATTAGAATCTATAGCTAGTAGCCGACAAGAGGATGAAGTAGCCAACCGATACAGAAGGAACCAGCATAATTAAGCAGTTTGTTTTCTGTCACATCACGGCCACATAGAGGTCACGTTGATGACTAACCCGTCAATGGGGACAGAAAATTCAGAGACCGTGGCTTACAAGTCCAAGGCGTGGTTGAGAGAATTAGTGGATGATGATAGCTTTTGCCCCgattttccagtcaaatgttgcgACCGTTTGTACTCCACTCGCTCGACGTCCACATATGTCATTCTTCGGCCACTGCATCTCCTCTCTCATACACATATCTCCACCGCCCCACGGCCAAATCTTCCGTTCTGATGCCTATTATTACAAGCTGCTGGTTCTTGGTGTTCGTCTGGGTAGTATGGTGGCTGCCACTGATGCTCGCCGGGCCTGAGGATCAGCTAGGGGAAGGCTGCTTGAGCCCGGCCAAGAAGTGCGGCAACCTCACCATCTCCCGCCCGTTCTGGCTAGCTGAATTGGGGATGAGAAGATCGTGTGGTCCCTTGGATTTTGAGGTCGGTTGCTTCAACTACAGCACTCCAGTTCTCAAGAGCGCTGGATTAACTGGCTTTGCAATTCTCAACATCTCCTACGAGAATCGCAGTCTGCGTGTCGTCGATGTATACAAGGAGGAAGACTTGAGCCACTCCAAGGGCAGCTGTCGGTTCCCGAGATGGAACACCTCCGGCAAACTGGCAACCCCGTTTAAGGTCAGCCCCGCCAACCTAAACCTCATCTTTTACAAGTGCACGAAGACTCCGGCGCATCGGGGCAGGGCGCTCGTGGAGATAAGATGTGGGAACGCGACGCACGCGTTTGTTCGCGCGGGAGTGCCCTACGACGCGACCGGGACCTACGGCGGCTACGCCTTGACGGGCTGCAATGCCACCGACGTGCCGGTGATGGGCTCGACGAGCAAGGTGAACGCGAGACACTACAGGCAGCTCATCAACGGCGGCTTCCTCTTGACATGGGAGGACCATCCGACACCTCTCCCTGAACCTGTACCTCTCCCTGCGCCTGCACCTGCACCTGCACGTAAGTTCACCCGCCGAACCATCTTTTCATCGAGTTTGTAGCTAAGCTAGGCCATTCAGTGTCCATTGCGTAAATGCGTAGTGCTACTACGTACGTGTGACGTGCCAGAAACTTCGGTTGTGGCAAGCAGAGAAACTGGTGCTCTGAGTAGGCACGTACGTGGCCATGTCCACCATTAGAAGTTCGTTAACAAGTTGAACTGGGGTGTCGTACAGAACAACAAGTGGCTTCTAGGGCCAAGATCCATTTTGGTCTGGACTATGAGCTTCTCTACTCTGCCTAATCTGGACGCTGAACTTCTGCCTAGCCTGAACTCTGAAGTCCGGACCTCACAAGTCTGCACTACGGCTGTAATG is from Triticum aestivum cultivar Chinese Spring chromosome 3A, IWGSC CS RefSeq v2.1, whole genome shotgun sequence and encodes:
- the LOC123059903 gene encoding uncharacterized protein is translated as MPIITSCWFLVFVWVVWWLPLMLAGPEDQLGEGCLSPAKKCGNLTISRPFWLAELGMRRSCGPLDFEVGCFNYSTPVLKSAGLTGFAILNISYENRSLRVVDVYKEEDLSHSKGSCRFPRWNTSGKLATPFKVSPANLNLIFYKCTKTPAHRGRALVEIRCGNATHAFVRAGVPYDATGTYGGYALTGCNATDVPVMGSTSKVNARHYRQLINGGFLLTWEDHPTPLPEPVPLPAPAPAPARKFTRRTIFSSSL